The proteins below come from a single Hydrotalea sp. genomic window:
- the dnaJ gene encoding molecular chaperone DnaJ, with protein MAKRDYYDILGVARGADDAALKAAYRKKAMASHPDRNRDNPKAAEEFQEINEAYEVLRDAQKRAAYDQFGHAAFQQGGPGGGRGGAGGGFQGGFGGFGNGFPDINDIFEQMFGGGFQDAARGARRRETRGRDRELQLTINLLQAFRGDKIKIRAPRLAHCKTCDGSGAEKGSGPTTCKTCNGHGTVRTSKGFFSLEQTCPKCRGTGQVIEKPCKTCHGAGLTEQTTDIDITIPPGIDNRNQVRVQGKGDDAPRGGKNSGDLFLHIHITPHDIFERNGNDLFYALPVDAVTAMTGGEVAMPTIDGNMAVVKIDKGVESGQQFRLKGKGMVVLNSGGRRGDMIVSLAIETPKHLSAAQEKLLVQWAELSEKTANTRAKQLPKSTAFIEKAQKFIDNYPK; from the coding sequence ATGGCCAAGAGAGACTATTACGATATTTTGGGCGTCGCACGCGGCGCGGACGATGCCGCGTTGAAAGCCGCCTATCGCAAAAAAGCCATGGCGTCGCACCCCGACCGCAACCGCGATAACCCCAAAGCGGCCGAGGAGTTTCAAGAAATCAACGAAGCCTATGAGGTATTGCGCGACGCGCAAAAACGCGCGGCCTATGACCAATTTGGCCATGCGGCGTTTCAGCAAGGCGGCCCGGGCGGCGGGCGCGGTGGCGCGGGCGGTGGATTTCAGGGTGGCTTCGGCGGTTTTGGCAATGGCTTCCCCGATATCAATGATATTTTTGAACAGATGTTTGGCGGCGGTTTCCAAGACGCGGCGCGCGGCGCGCGGCGGCGCGAAACCCGTGGCCGCGACCGCGAATTGCAATTGACCATCAATTTGTTGCAGGCGTTTCGCGGCGACAAAATAAAAATTCGTGCGCCGCGCCTCGCCCATTGCAAAACTTGCGACGGCAGTGGCGCGGAAAAAGGTTCCGGCCCGACGACTTGCAAAACCTGCAACGGCCACGGCACGGTGCGCACGTCGAAGGGTTTTTTCTCGCTCGAACAGACCTGCCCCAAATGTCGCGGCACCGGCCAGGTGATTGAAAAACCATGCAAGACCTGCCACGGTGCCGGCCTGACCGAGCAAACCACCGATATCGATATCACCATTCCGCCCGGCATCGACAACCGCAACCAAGTCAGGGTGCAGGGCAAGGGCGACGACGCACCGCGCGGCGGCAAGAATAGCGGCGATCTTTTTTTACATATCCACATCACGCCGCATGATATTTTTGAACGCAACGGCAATGACCTTTTTTATGCCTTGCCCGTCGATGCGGTAACCGCCATGACCGGCGGCGAGGTTGCGATGCCGACCATCGACGGCAACATGGCGGTGGTTAAAATTGATAAGGGTGTCGAAAGCGGACAACAATTTCGGTTGAAGGGCAAGGGCATGGTGGTGTTGAACAGCGGCGGGCGGCGCGGCGACATGATTGTTAGCCTGGCCATCGAAACACCAAAACATTTAAGCGCGGCGCAAGAAAAATTATTGGTGCAATGGGCGGAATTGTCAGAAAAAACCGCCAACACCCGCGCCAAGCAATTGCCAAAATCGACGGCCTTCATCGAAAAGGCGCAAAAATTTATCGACAATTATCCCAAATAA
- the prmC gene encoding peptide chain release factor N(5)-glutamine methyltransferase, which produces MLKLKNLTDWLARAQRINTQRAKQGARVTTQQMIAQAGEWLQERNIENPRREATLILAHLLQADYLTVLSQGKGWLTKKMRRQFWRLIKKRGRGLPFAYITGGKEFFSLSFFVNRHVLIPRPTSEGICQSVIDHFDNRAPLTICDLGTGSGCLLITLLHHFKNAQGYGIDVSRHALRVAKKNAKSIGVQRRIKLLHKNIKNNILLNKKFDVVVANPPYVTPREYTGLARNIFFEPKIALVAAGHVKKNDGLVFYPAIKKFADSHLRPGGLLLLECAPQQKKAVANIFSPTDEKKHYKVIIIT; this is translated from the coding sequence ATGCTAAAATTAAAAAATTTGACAGACTGGCTGGCTAGGGCGCAACGAATTAACACGCAAAGAGCTAAGCAAGGGGCTAGGGTTACCACACAGCAGATGATTGCCCAGGCCGGTGAATGGTTGCAAGAACGTAATATTGAAAACCCACGGCGCGAGGCAACGCTCATCCTTGCCCATCTATTACAAGCCGATTACTTGACCGTGTTGTCGCAGGGCAAGGGTTGGCTGACAAAAAAAATGCGGCGGCAATTTTGGCGGTTGATAAAAAAGCGTGGGCGTGGCCTGCCCTTTGCCTATATCACCGGTGGCAAAGAATTTTTTTCACTATCGTTTTTTGTCAACCGCCATGTGCTTATCCCCCGCCCGACCAGCGAGGGGATTTGTCAATCGGTCATCGACCATTTTGATAACCGCGCGCCGCTGACAATCTGCGACCTGGGCACTGGGTCGGGTTGTTTGCTTATCACTTTACTTCATCATTTTAAAAACGCGCAAGGTTATGGGATTGATGTATCGCGCCATGCATTACGCGTTGCAAAAAAAAATGCAAAATCTATCGGCGTGCAACGACGTATAAAATTATTACATAAAAATATAAAAAATAATATTTTATTAAATAAAAAATTTGATGTGGTGGTGGCCAATCCACCCTACGTCACGCCGCGCGAATATACCGGCCTCGCGCGCAATATTTTTTTTGAACCAAAAATAGCGTTGGTTGCCGCTGGGCATGTAAAAAAAAATGACGGGCTGGTTTTTTACCCAGCGATTAAAAAATTTGCCGATAGCCACCTGCGCCCCGGCGGTTTGTTGCTGTTGGAATGTGCGCCACAACAAAAAAAAGCGGTGGCAAATATATTTTCGCCAACCGATGAAAAAAAACACTACAAGGTAATAATAATAACCTGA
- a CDS encoding 2Fe-2S iron-sulfur cluster-binding protein, with product MPKIIFLQKSGKIEVDAPLGLSVMEVATRNGVNMEATCEGSLACATCHVVLSPEWFEKLPKPSSDEEDMLDLAFNLTRTSRLACQIKVTPDMDGIVFTIPEM from the coding sequence ATGCCCAAAATTATATTCCTGCAGAAATCCGGTAAGATAGAGGTTGATGCGCCACTCGGTCTATCGGTGATGGAGGTCGCAACCCGCAACGGCGTCAATATGGAGGCGACGTGTGAGGGGTCGTTGGCCTGCGCCACTTGCCATGTTGTGCTGTCGCCCGAATGGTTTGAAAAATTGCCAAAGCCCAGCAGTGATGAGGAAGACATGCTCGATTTGGCTTTTAACCTAACCCGCACCTCGCGCCTCGCCTGTCAAATTAAGGTAACGCCCGATATGGACGGCATTGTTTTCACGATTCCTGAGATGTAA
- a CDS encoding ABC transporter substrate-binding protein has protein sequence MGKSIIRRKGVVWPVARSVFLAAAMVALSGVGAANLATPAWAKDCNTPNKLCGDELVVFDYGGDNVMGWVPDYAKKYPKPPRWSLFADPNEGLQKILSGFQIDIAHITNSDTTFWLDYLQPWDMKKITEWNNLYPFWKNAPGVKPINGKYYMIPTVYGMTAAVYDSRKIKPGEIKSLKDFADPKYQGRVAMPDAAYEAYAFCLLAGGNKKPFVNITKQDIDNCGPFLRQLHKNVRQYFTDSGTVVAGFKTGELWLGFVWMDVPYILNKERLVNPKMDRKQLMVLDRNLGFALWAMGMVHAKTSKPAVNDLAYDYVNALNRGGADFLVYEFGYGSPNKKAMDEIAAKDPKALKDRFLDNIDSYVASGKATLYGGLPVDVSQYILAQWEKIKVGQ, from the coding sequence ATGGGTAAATCTATAATCCGCCGTAAGGGCGTTGTTTGGCCGGTTGCTCGGTCGGTTTTCTTGGCCGCCGCCATGGTGGCCTTGTCGGGCGTTGGCGCGGCCAATTTGGCCACGCCGGCATGGGCGAAAGATTGCAACACGCCCAATAAATTATGCGGCGATGAATTGGTGGTGTTCGATTACGGCGGTGATAATGTCATGGGGTGGGTGCCCGATTACGCCAAAAAATACCCGAAACCGCCGCGCTGGTCTTTGTTCGCCGACCCGAACGAGGGATTGCAAAAAATACTGAGCGGTTTTCAAATCGACATCGCCCATATTACCAACAGCGACACAACATTTTGGCTGGATTATTTGCAACCATGGGACATGAAAAAAATCACCGAATGGAATAACCTTTACCCATTTTGGAAAAACGCCCCCGGGGTGAAACCCATCAATGGCAAATATTACATGATACCCACGGTCTATGGCATGACCGCCGCGGTTTACGATTCGCGAAAAATAAAACCGGGCGAGATAAAATCGCTCAAGGATTTCGCCGACCCAAAATACCAGGGGCGGGTGGCAATGCCCGATGCGGCCTATGAAGCCTACGCCTTTTGCCTATTGGCGGGTGGCAATAAAAAACCATTCGTCAATATCACCAAGCAAGATATCGATAACTGCGGTCCATTTTTGCGCCAATTGCATAAAAATGTGCGCCAATATTTCACCGACAGCGGCACCGTCGTTGCCGGATTTAAAACCGGCGAACTTTGGTTGGGCTTTGTCTGGATGGATGTGCCATACATCCTTAACAAAGAACGCCTCGTCAACCCAAAAATGGACCGCAAGCAATTGATGGTGTTGGATAGGAATTTGGGCTTCGCCCTGTGGGCGATGGGCATGGTGCATGCCAAAACCAGCAAGCCGGCGGTCAACGATTTGGCCTATGATTATGTCAACGCCCTGAACCGCGGTGGCGCGGATTTTTTGGTGTATGAATTTGGTTATGGCTCCCCCAATAAAAAGGCAATGGATGAAATCGCCGCCAAGGACCCGAAAGCATTGAAGGATAGATTCCTCGACAACATCGATAGCTATGTTGCATCGGGCAAGGCCACATTATACGGCGGCTTGCCGGTTGATGTCAGCCAATATATACTCGCCCAATGGGAAAAAATAAAAGTCGGCCAGTAA